In Chromobacterium rhizoryzae, one genomic interval encodes:
- the bioD gene encoding dethiobiotin synthase: protein MSAAFFITGTDTEIGKTHVAVQLIRQWQAEGKRVLAMKPVASGCELLADGSWWNDDVARLTAATGQSDLELMNPYRFLPPVSPHIAASEAGVDIRLDVIVDHYQQLAACADVVVVEAAGGWMAPLSDRLFMADMAKALQLPVILVVGMRLGCINHALLTARAVLDAGLPLAGWVANRVVPQQQAYEQNLETLQRHMPAPLLLEVPHLAGESN, encoded by the coding sequence ATGTCCGCAGCCTTCTTCATCACCGGCACCGATACCGAAATCGGCAAGACCCACGTCGCCGTGCAATTGATCCGCCAATGGCAGGCCGAAGGCAAACGCGTGCTGGCGATGAAGCCGGTGGCTTCCGGCTGCGAACTGCTGGCCGACGGCAGCTGGTGGAACGACGACGTGGCGCGGCTGACCGCCGCCACCGGCCAGTCCGATCTGGAACTGATGAACCCCTATCGATTCCTGCCGCCGGTGTCGCCGCATATCGCCGCGAGCGAGGCCGGCGTGGACATCCGGCTGGACGTGATCGTCGACCATTACCAGCAATTGGCCGCCTGCGCCGACGTGGTGGTGGTGGAAGCGGCGGGCGGCTGGATGGCCCCGCTGTCCGACCGGCTGTTCATGGCCGATATGGCCAAGGCCTTGCAACTGCCGGTGATTCTGGTGGTGGGCATGCGGCTGGGCTGCATCAACCACGCCTTGCTGACCGCGCGCGCGGTGCTGGACGCCGGCCTGCCGCTGGCCGGCTGGGTGGCCAATCGAGTGGTGCCGCAGCAACAGGCCTACGAGCAGAACCTGGAAACCCTGCAAAGACACATGCCGGCGCCGCTATTGCTGGAAGTGCCGCACCTGGCCGGCGAATCCAACTGA
- a CDS encoding RNA polymerase sigma factor, which translates to MASREEMADFLESAEKRAFKQAWYAVQNEDSALDIVQDSMMKLADRYPHAPAAELPLIFQRILQNTIRDFYRRSKARRFVSTLLSSLIPAREEEDGPDPLEVLDVAADEAHSNPELWCARKETAVLIEASLQLLPARQREAFLLRYWEGLDVAATARVMGCSEGSVKTHCSRANHTLAAILAQKGVTL; encoded by the coding sequence ATGGCTAGCCGCGAGGAAATGGCCGACTTCCTGGAGTCGGCGGAGAAACGCGCTTTCAAGCAGGCGTGGTATGCGGTCCAGAACGAAGACAGCGCATTGGATATCGTGCAGGACTCGATGATGAAACTGGCGGATCGCTATCCGCACGCCCCGGCGGCGGAACTGCCGCTGATCTTCCAGCGCATCCTGCAAAACACCATCCGCGATTTCTACCGCCGCAGCAAGGCGCGCCGTTTCGTCAGCACGCTGCTGTCCTCGCTGATCCCCGCCCGCGAGGAGGAGGACGGCCCGGACCCGCTGGAAGTGCTGGACGTGGCCGCTGACGAGGCGCACAGCAACCCCGAGCTGTGGTGTGCGCGCAAGGAAACCGCCGTGTTGATCGAGGCCTCGCTGCAGTTGCTGCCCGCCCGTCAACGCGAGGCCTTTTTGCTGCGTTATTGGGAGGGTCTGGATGTCGCCGCCACCGCGCGCGTGATGGGCTGCTCGGAAGGCAGCGTGAAAACGCATTGCTCGCGCGCCAATCACACGCTGGCCGCCATCCTCGCGCAAAAGGGAGTGACGCTATGA
- the ilvC gene encoding ketol-acid reductoisomerase yields the protein MKVFYDKDADLSIIKGKKVAIIGYGSQGHAHAQNLKDSGVDVVVGLRKDGASWKKAEAAGHKVKEVAEAVKKADVVMILLPDESQPDVYGKDIAPNLKKGAALAFAHGFNIHYNQIVPPADVDVIMVAPKGPGHTVRSEYLKGGGVPTLIAVYQDKSGKARDVALSYAAANGGTKGGVIETNFREETETDLFGEQAVLCGGAVELVKAGFETLVEAGYAPEMAYFECLHELKLIVDLMYEGGIANMNYSISNNAEYGEYVTGPEVVTSATKDAMKKALYRIQSGEYAKMFILEGKTNYPSMTARRRLTADHPIEKVGAELRAMMPWIAKNKLVDQSKN from the coding sequence ATGAAAGTTTTCTACGACAAAGACGCTGACCTCTCCATCATCAAGGGCAAGAAAGTCGCCATCATCGGCTACGGTTCCCAGGGCCACGCCCATGCGCAGAACCTGAAAGACTCCGGCGTGGACGTCGTGGTGGGCCTGCGCAAGGACGGCGCTTCCTGGAAGAAGGCGGAAGCGGCCGGCCACAAGGTCAAGGAAGTGGCCGAGGCGGTGAAGAAGGCCGACGTGGTGATGATTCTGCTGCCGGATGAATCGCAGCCGGACGTCTACGGCAAGGACATCGCGCCCAATCTGAAGAAGGGCGCGGCGCTGGCCTTCGCCCACGGCTTCAACATCCATTACAACCAGATCGTGCCGCCGGCCGACGTCGACGTGATCATGGTGGCGCCGAAAGGCCCGGGCCACACCGTGCGCTCCGAATACCTGAAGGGCGGCGGCGTGCCGACCCTGATCGCGGTCTATCAGGACAAGTCCGGCAAGGCGCGCGACGTGGCGTTGTCCTACGCGGCGGCCAACGGCGGCACCAAGGGCGGCGTGATCGAGACCAATTTCCGCGAGGAAACCGAGACCGATCTGTTCGGCGAGCAGGCCGTGCTGTGCGGCGGCGCGGTGGAGCTGGTCAAGGCCGGCTTCGAAACCCTGGTGGAAGCCGGCTACGCGCCGGAAATGGCTTACTTCGAGTGTCTGCACGAGCTGAAGCTGATCGTCGACCTGATGTACGAAGGCGGCATCGCCAATATGAACTACTCGATCTCCAACAACGCGGAGTACGGCGAGTACGTGACCGGCCCGGAAGTGGTGACCTCCGCCACCAAGGACGCGATGAAGAAGGCGCTGTACCGCATCCAGTCCGGCGAATACGCGAAGATGTTCATCCTGGAAGGCAAGACCAACTATCCGAGCATGACCGCGCGTCGTCGTCTGACCGCTGATCACCCGATCGAGAAAGTGGGCGCCGAGCTGCGCGCGATGATGCCGTGGATCGCCAAGAACAAGCTGGTGGACCAGTCCAAGAACTGA
- the asd gene encoding archaetidylserine decarboxylase (Phosphatidylserine decarboxylase is synthesized as a single chain precursor. Generation of the pyruvoyl active site from a Ser is coupled to cleavage of a Gly-Ser bond between the larger (beta) and smaller (alpha chains). It is an integral membrane protein.), with the protein MSERLFVLLQHLMPKLAMTRLAGRIANWEGGSLTQWIIRRFIARYQVDMNEAAASDPSAYASFNAFFTRALRADARPLSSERLACPVDGAISQFGRIEQGQIFQAKGRSYSAQALLAGDAESARRFDDGHFATIYLSPRDYHRIHMPCDGRLLRMSYVPGELYSVNPATARGVDRLFARNERVVCLFEGQDGRPFALVLVGATIVGSMATVWHGVVNPPRPGQIRHWDYRDQDIRLAKGEEMGRFLLGSTVVLLFPQGPLSFNPAWQAAGAVRMGEAMAD; encoded by the coding sequence GTGTCCGAACGCCTGTTCGTGCTGTTGCAACATCTGATGCCCAAGCTGGCCATGACCCGATTGGCGGGCCGCATCGCCAACTGGGAAGGCGGCAGCCTGACGCAATGGATCATCCGCCGCTTCATCGCCCGCTATCAGGTGGACATGAATGAAGCCGCCGCCAGCGATCCCTCCGCCTACGCCAGCTTCAACGCCTTCTTCACCCGCGCCCTGCGCGCCGACGCGCGCCCGCTCTCGAGCGAACGGCTGGCTTGCCCGGTGGACGGCGCCATCAGCCAGTTCGGCCGTATCGAACAGGGGCAGATTTTCCAGGCCAAGGGCCGCAGCTACTCCGCCCAGGCCCTGCTGGCCGGCGACGCCGAATCGGCGCGCCGTTTCGACGACGGCCATTTCGCCACCATCTACCTGAGCCCGCGCGACTACCATCGCATCCACATGCCTTGCGACGGCCGCCTGCTGCGGATGAGCTATGTTCCGGGCGAGCTGTATTCGGTGAACCCGGCCACCGCCCGCGGCGTGGACCGCTTGTTCGCGCGCAATGAACGCGTGGTCTGCCTGTTCGAGGGGCAGGACGGCCGGCCCTTCGCGCTGGTGCTGGTGGGCGCCACCATCGTCGGCAGCATGGCCACCGTCTGGCACGGCGTGGTCAATCCGCCGCGGCCGGGCCAGATCCGGCACTGGGACTACCGCGACCAGGACATCCGTCTGGCCAAGGGCGAGGAGATGGGCCGCTTCTTGCTGGGCTCCACCGTGGTCTTGCTGTTCCCGCAAGGCCCGCTGAGCTTCAACCCCGCCTGGCAAGCCGCCGGCGCGGTGCGCATGGGCGAGGCGATGGCCGACTGA
- the coxB gene encoding cytochrome c oxidase subunit II: protein MNLQAPVTPIARQQYDLHTMLLVITCVIFALVFLVMMYAIVRHRKAAGHQAKHFHENTTVEIIWTVIPLLILIGMAWPATKAVLSQKSTRGEDMTVKVTGYQWKWRYDYLDDNFGFMSHLSTPREAIANAAAKPVNYLLEVDEPLVVPTGKKVRLLLTANDVIHSWWVPQLGVKQDAVPGFLRDSWFRIDKPGTYRGQCSELCGKDHGYMPIVVEAKTPDDYAKWLEAKKKQMAAAADDPNKVWTLADLKARGEKVYAQNCVACHQANGKGLPGAFPALDGSKIAIADKPAHIHIVLFGSQKNPAMQAWGKQLSDTDIAAVITYERNAWGNHTGELVQPKEIKAARGATG from the coding sequence TTGAATCTGCAAGCCCCCGTCACTCCCATTGCCCGCCAGCAATACGACCTGCACACCATGTTGCTGGTGATCACCTGCGTCATCTTCGCGCTGGTGTTCCTGGTGATGATGTACGCCATCGTCCGCCACCGCAAAGCCGCCGGCCATCAGGCCAAGCACTTCCATGAAAACACCACGGTGGAAATCATCTGGACGGTGATTCCGCTGCTGATCCTGATCGGCATGGCCTGGCCGGCCACCAAGGCGGTGTTGTCGCAGAAGAGCACGCGCGGCGAGGACATGACGGTCAAGGTCACCGGCTATCAATGGAAGTGGCGTTACGACTACCTGGACGATAATTTCGGCTTCATGAGCCATTTGTCCACGCCGCGCGAGGCCATCGCCAACGCCGCGGCCAAACCGGTCAATTACCTGCTGGAAGTGGACGAGCCGCTGGTGGTGCCCACCGGCAAGAAAGTGCGGCTGCTGCTGACCGCCAACGACGTGATCCACTCCTGGTGGGTGCCGCAGCTGGGCGTCAAGCAGGACGCGGTTCCCGGCTTTCTGCGCGACAGCTGGTTTCGCATAGACAAACCCGGCACTTATCGCGGCCAGTGCTCCGAGTTGTGCGGCAAGGACCACGGCTACATGCCCATCGTGGTGGAGGCCAAGACGCCGGACGACTACGCCAAGTGGCTGGAAGCCAAGAAAAAGCAAATGGCCGCGGCGGCGGACGATCCCAACAAGGTGTGGACGCTGGCCGATCTGAAAGCCCGCGGCGAAAAAGTCTACGCCCAGAACTGCGTCGCCTGTCATCAGGCCAACGGCAAGGGCCTGCCCGGCGCCTTCCCGGCGCTGGACGGTTCCAAGATAGCCATCGCCGACAAGCCGGCGCACATCCACATCGTCTTGTTCGGCAGTCAGAAAAACCCGGCGATGCAAGCCTGGGGCAAGCAGCTGTCCGATACCGACATCGCCGCGGTGATCACCTATGAGCGCAACGCCTGGGGCAACCACACCGGCGAATTGGTGCAGCCCAAAGAGATCAAGGCGGCCCGCGGCGCCACCGGCTGA
- the ilvB gene encoding biosynthetic-type acetolactate synthase large subunit has protein sequence MQISGAEAVVRCLQEEGVEFVFGYPGGAVLEIYDAIFRQDKFKHVLVRHEQAAVHAADAYSRSSDKVGVALVTSGPGATNAVTGIATAYMDSIPMVVLSGQVPSPAIGLDAFQEVDMVGITRPCVKHNFLVKDVNEIAATIKKAFYIAKTGRPGPVVVDIPKDITQQRTEFQYPESVHIRSYVPATRGHPGQIKKAVNLLLEAKRPFIYVGGGAVQGNAAGEVTELVKSLGLPCTNTLMGLGAYPGSDPQFLGMLGMHGTYEANMAMQYCDVLVAIGARFDDRVISVPSHFLSQPKKIIHIDVDPSSISKRVKADIPIVGDVKHVLKDMLDLLKQSGQKPDAQALAGWWKQIEEWRGHNCLLYTPSTELIKPQYVVEKLYEITGGKAIVTSDVGQHQMWAAQYYKFDNPKQWLNSGGLGTMGFGLPAAMGAQLANPDATVACITGEGSIQMNIQELSTCKQYHTPVKVLALNNRYLGMVRQWQQFFYGTRYSESYMDALPDFVKIAEAYGHIGFKVEDPADVEPVLKEAFSQKLKERLVFLDFRTDQSENVFPMVQNGKGLDQMDLPEHMSEVQNVPFENNRDYGNMC, from the coding sequence ATGCAGATATCGGGCGCGGAAGCGGTTGTCCGCTGCCTGCAGGAAGAAGGTGTCGAATTTGTTTTCGGCTACCCCGGCGGCGCGGTGCTGGAAATCTACGATGCCATTTTCCGGCAGGACAAATTCAAACATGTGCTGGTCAGGCATGAGCAGGCGGCGGTGCATGCCGCCGATGCCTACTCCCGTTCCAGCGACAAGGTGGGCGTGGCCCTGGTCACCTCCGGCCCCGGCGCGACCAATGCCGTGACCGGCATTGCCACCGCCTATATGGACTCCATCCCCATGGTGGTGCTGTCCGGCCAGGTGCCGTCTCCGGCCATCGGCCTGGACGCCTTCCAGGAAGTGGACATGGTGGGCATCACCCGCCCGTGCGTGAAGCACAACTTCCTGGTCAAGGACGTCAATGAAATAGCCGCCACCATCAAAAAGGCGTTCTACATCGCCAAGACCGGTCGTCCCGGTCCGGTGGTGGTTGACATCCCCAAGGACATCACCCAGCAGCGCACGGAATTCCAATACCCGGAAAGCGTGCATATCCGCTCCTACGTGCCGGCTACCCGCGGCCACCCGGGGCAGATCAAGAAAGCGGTGAACCTGCTGTTGGAAGCCAAGCGCCCCTTTATTTACGTGGGCGGCGGCGCGGTGCAGGGCAATGCCGCCGGCGAAGTGACCGAGCTGGTCAAATCGCTGGGCTTGCCGTGTACCAACACCCTGATGGGCCTGGGCGCCTATCCGGGTTCCGATCCGCAGTTCCTCGGCATGCTGGGCATGCACGGCACTTATGAAGCCAATATGGCGATGCAGTACTGCGATGTGCTGGTGGCCATAGGCGCGCGTTTCGACGACCGCGTGATCAGCGTGCCCTCGCACTTCCTCAGCCAGCCGAAGAAGATCATCCACATCGACGTGGATCCGTCCTCCATCTCCAAGCGGGTGAAGGCGGACATCCCCATCGTCGGCGACGTCAAGCATGTGCTGAAAGACATGCTGGACCTGCTGAAGCAATCCGGCCAGAAGCCGGACGCTCAAGCCCTGGCCGGCTGGTGGAAGCAGATTGAGGAATGGCGCGGCCACAACTGTTTGCTGTACACCCCGTCCACGGAGCTGATCAAGCCTCAGTACGTGGTGGAGAAGCTGTACGAAATCACCGGCGGCAAGGCCATCGTCACATCCGACGTGGGCCAGCACCAGATGTGGGCGGCGCAGTACTACAAGTTCGACAATCCCAAGCAGTGGCTGAACTCCGGCGGACTCGGCACCATGGGCTTCGGCCTGCCTGCGGCGATGGGCGCGCAACTGGCCAATCCGGACGCCACCGTCGCCTGCATCACCGGCGAGGGCTCGATCCAGATGAACATCCAGGAACTGTCCACCTGCAAGCAGTACCACACCCCGGTGAAGGTGCTGGCCTTGAACAACCGCTACCTGGGCATGGTGCGCCAGTGGCAGCAGTTCTTCTACGGCACGCGCTATTCCGAATCCTATATGGACGCCTTGCCGGACTTCGTCAAAATCGCCGAGGCTTATGGTCATATCGGCTTCAAGGTGGAAGACCCCGCCGATGTGGAGCCGGTATTGAAGGAGGCGTTCAGCCAGAAGCTGAAGGAGCGGCTGGTGTTCCTGGATTTCCGTACCGACCAGTCCGAGAACGTGTTCCCGATGGTGCAAAACGGCAAGGGCCTGGACCAGATGGACCTGCCCGAGCACATGAGCGAGGTGCAGAACGTGCCCTTCGAGAACAACCGTGACTACGGCAATATGTGTTGA
- the ilvN gene encoding acetolactate synthase small subunit, with protein MRHILSILLENEAGALSRVVGLFSARAYNIDSLTVSTTEDPTLSRMTIVTHGSDEVIEQITKQLNKLIEVVKVIDLNESEHIERELMLIKVRATGKDREEMKRMADIFRGRIIDVTEKTYTIELTGTSEKLGAFIEAVDRTVILETVRTGASGIGRGERVLKI; from the coding sequence ATGCGACATATCCTATCCATTCTTCTGGAAAACGAAGCGGGCGCATTGTCCCGCGTGGTGGGCCTGTTTTCGGCCCGTGCCTACAACATCGATTCGCTGACAGTGTCCACGACCGAGGACCCGACGCTGTCGCGCATGACTATCGTCACTCACGGTTCCGACGAAGTCATCGAGCAGATCACCAAGCAGCTCAACAAGCTGATCGAGGTGGTCAAGGTGATAGACCTCAATGAATCCGAGCACATCGAGCGCGAGCTGATGCTGATCAAGGTCCGCGCCACCGGCAAGGACCGCGAGGAGATGAAGCGCATGGCCGACATCTTCCGCGGACGCATCATCGACGTGACGGAAAAGACTTACACCATCGAGCTGACCGGTACGAGCGAAAAGCTCGGCGCCTTCATCGAGGCGGTGGACCGCACAGTGATCCTGGAAACGGTCCGTACCGGCGCATCCGGCATTGGTCGGGGTGAGCGGGTTCTGAAAATCTGA
- a CDS encoding 2-isopropylmalate synthase, with protein MQLDIERLIADFGGPGQLAEDLNRLFADEPVTRAAIYKWRERGSLPLAQLNKLAVMAASQGKRFDFNDYLIGVGTGAEIAMQGPGRNSQMGNRLYIFDTTLRDGEQSPGASMTKEEKIRIARQLERLGVDIIEAGFAAASPGDADAIRAIAEVIKDSTVCSLARANERDVRAAGEAIKPAARGRIHTFIATSPIHMEKKLRMSPDEVVAAAVAAVKIAREYTDDVEFSAEDALRSDINFLARIFGEVIKAGATTLNVPDTVGYAVPFITEAFFRELIAKTPGGDKVVWSAHCHNDLGMAVANSLAAVLGGARQVECTINGLGERAGNASLEEVVMAVRTRKDVFALETGIDATQIVPASKLVSTVTGYPVQPNKAIVGANAFAHESGIHQDGVLKHRETYEIMSAESVGWSTNRLTLGKLSGRNAFKTKLIELGIVLDSEEALNAAFARFKELADRKREIFDEDLHALVSDEFSTVREEDYKLVSLKIATETGEAPVASIVFLAHGEERRAQSSGSGPVDAAFKAIESVAASGAELELYSVNAITKGTESQGEVTVRLARDGRIVSGLGADTDIIVSSAKAYLSALNKLMNQEQKLNAQALV; from the coding sequence ATGCAATTGGACATTGAACGCTTGATTGCGGACTTCGGCGGGCCGGGACAGCTGGCTGAGGATCTGAATCGCTTGTTCGCCGATGAGCCGGTGACTCGGGCGGCGATATACAAATGGAGAGAACGCGGCAGCCTGCCATTGGCCCAGCTCAACAAGCTGGCGGTGATGGCGGCCAGCCAGGGTAAACGCTTCGATTTCAACGATTATCTGATCGGCGTCGGGACAGGCGCGGAAATTGCAATGCAGGGACCAGGGAGAAACAGCCAGATGGGCAATCGTCTTTATATATTCGACACCACCTTGCGCGACGGCGAGCAATCGCCGGGCGCATCGATGACCAAGGAAGAAAAGATCCGGATTGCCCGCCAGCTGGAGCGTCTGGGCGTGGACATCATCGAAGCCGGTTTCGCCGCGGCGAGCCCGGGCGACGCCGACGCCATCCGCGCCATCGCCGAGGTGATCAAGGACTCCACCGTCTGTAGTCTGGCCCGCGCCAACGAGCGCGACGTCCGCGCCGCGGGCGAAGCGATCAAGCCGGCGGCGCGCGGCCGCATCCATACTTTCATCGCCACCAGCCCCATCCATATGGAGAAGAAGCTGCGCATGAGCCCGGACGAAGTGGTGGCGGCGGCGGTGGCGGCGGTGAAAATCGCCCGCGAATACACCGACGACGTGGAGTTCTCCGCCGAAGACGCGCTGCGCTCGGACATCAACTTTCTGGCGCGCATTTTCGGCGAAGTGATCAAGGCCGGCGCCACCACGCTGAACGTGCCGGACACCGTCGGTTACGCGGTGCCCTTCATCACCGAGGCTTTCTTCCGCGAATTGATCGCCAAGACGCCGGGCGGCGACAAAGTGGTCTGGTCCGCCCACTGTCACAACGACCTGGGCATGGCGGTGGCCAACAGCCTGGCCGCGGTGCTGGGCGGCGCGCGCCAGGTGGAATGCACCATCAACGGCCTGGGCGAGCGCGCCGGCAACGCCAGCCTGGAGGAAGTGGTGATGGCGGTGCGCACCCGCAAGGACGTGTTCGCGCTGGAAACCGGCATCGACGCCACCCAGATCGTGCCGGCCTCCAAGCTGGTGTCCACGGTGACCGGCTATCCGGTGCAGCCCAACAAGGCCATCGTCGGCGCCAACGCCTTCGCCCACGAGTCCGGCATTCATCAGGACGGCGTGCTCAAGCACCGCGAAACCTACGAGATCATGTCCGCCGAATCGGTGGGCTGGAGCACCAACCGCCTGACCCTGGGCAAATTGTCCGGCCGCAACGCCTTCAAGACCAAGCTGATCGAGCTGGGCATCGTGCTGGACAGCGAAGAAGCGCTGAACGCCGCCTTCGCCCGTTTCAAGGAGCTGGCGGACCGCAAGCGCGAGATTTTCGACGAGGACCTGCACGCGCTGGTGTCGGACGAGTTCAGCACCGTCCGCGAAGAGGATTACAAACTGGTGTCCTTGAAGATCGCCACCGAAACCGGCGAAGCGCCGGTGGCCTCCATCGTCTTCCTGGCGCACGGCGAAGAGCGCCGCGCCCAATCCAGCGGCTCCGGTCCGGTGGATGCCGCCTTCAAGGCGATTGAAAGCGTGGCCGCCAGCGGCGCGGAACTGGAACTGTACTCGGTGAACGCCATCACCAAGGGCACCGAATCCCAAGGCGAAGTGACGGTGCGCCTGGCGCGAGACGGCCGCATCGTCAGCGGCCTGGGCGCAGACACCGACATCATCGTGTCCTCGGCCAAGGCCTATTTGTCGGCCTTGAACAAATTGATGAACCAGGAGCAAAAGCTGAACGCACAAGCGCTGGTATGA